The Spirosoma sp. SC4-14 DNA window ATTATCGGGAAACTCCACTCGATGTTAGCCAGGTATCAGATTCACCGCAAAAAGTTGAAACTACTGCATCGGCCGCCCGGAAATTTCTGGATGAAATTTTTGACGATCGACTCGATCGCACAACCCAGCTTATCGGAACCTACAGCGGAGTGCAACCGGCATCGGTACTCACCATTCTGGAATTGGCCGGGTCGATCGTTATGGGTATGCTGGGAAGGCAGGAGCAGGAAAACGGCCTGACTGCCCATAGCCTGACAACCCTGCTGATTGGTCAGGCATCGGAATTCCGAACGTCGGTGCCCAGTGGATTGGATGGCGTAAGTAGTTTGCTGGGTTTCAATGAACTCATTACGCCCACTGGCCCGCCAACGGAAGTGCAGGGTACCGACAATTTTAGTGGCTCCGAATTAAGCCCAAATATTCCGAAGAGCGACGAAGGCGACCGTCGGCGCGAAAATGTACGATGGTTACGGTGGGCCATGATAGCCATTGCAGTACTGGTTCTGGCACTACTGATTCAGAAGTGCAGCGAGAATCAAAATGGCATTGATGGCATAAGTACCGATTCAACCACCCGCGTCGAATCCAATGCCGTCGAAGATACGTCGGCGGCTACCAAACGCAGCGTTGAAGAGGCCCATGGTCAGGTGAGCGATTCAACAGCACCGGGCCCTCTGGGCATTCGCGACTCATCGGCAAATAGGCCCTGATGGCAGCAGGCAGGCAAGCTATACGTTGCAATAGAAGTAAAGACGAAGAAATAAGGCATAGAGTCAGTGAGTCAATCCGTACAGGCTGTATATTGCCGTCTGATTGATTCACTGACTTTTTTATGTTTGTCGACGCTATTGAGCGCATTGATTTATTCACACGACCTCTTCATTCCATTGTCCGGTTATACGGTCACAACGAAATTGTGCCAGGGAGCGCTACCCTGTTTTTTGTGAACGAGTTAGGGTGTGCCATCACCTGTAAGCACGTGGCCGAACTGGTGGCCAGAGCCGACTCCATTTATCATCACTACCGAAATTTTCAGGGAGCCCGGCGCGATGTACTCCGGGAGAGAGATGCGGCCCAACAAATCAGCCAACTGGAGATAAAGTTTAAACTTCAGTCTGAAACAATAATTCGGGTGCGTAATAGCTTCATTGGTTGTGTCGATCAGTATAAGGAACTGACCATCGACATGCACCCTACGCAGGATCTGGCACTGCTACAGTTTAAAGGTTACCATCGGTTATTATACAATTCTCATGCCGTCTTTGTGGGCGATTCGAGCCGGGTGAAACCGGGCCGAAGCCTATGTCGGCTGGGCTACCCGTTCCCGGAGTTTACCAACTTTCGATATAATTCGACCGTCGACGATATTGAATGGACAAATGAAGGCCGTGTTACGTCGCCCCGTTTCCCCATCGACGGCATCATTACCCGGTTGCTGAGCGAAAACGGGGGCATTACCGGCATCGAAATGAGCACTCCCGGTTTGCGCGGGCAAAGTGGAGGGCCTTTGTTTGACCCAAATGGCCTGATTTTCGGCATGCAGTCGGCTACCCGGCATCTGCATCTGGGATTCGATATCGAAGATCGCGAAGTGCTGGTCAATGGCCGCAAAAGTAAAGTTTCCAATTATCCGTTCCTCAACGTAGGCCAGTGTGTTCATGTAGATGTAATTAAGGCATTTTTGCAGGAACGCGGGGTTAAATACTACGAAGGATAACGGTAAAAGGCAGAGATAGGACAGGGAAAATTTCGCAGTCAGAAAACCCAAGGCCATATTTATCGGTTAACAGACTCGAATGCCACTAAAGCGCATTCACTACATAAACATGTTGAAACGTAGAGGTTCGGCCGTATGGAAAGGCGGTCTACAAGACGGAACGGGCGTTATATCGTCGTTCAGTGGTGTTCTTGACAACACTCCCTATTCATTTAAAACCCGGCTGGTTAGTGAAGATGGCAAAGCCGGTACTAACCCCGAAGAACTGCTGGCGGCAGCGCACGCAGGCTGCTATGGCATGGCCGTTAGCGCTACTATGGGGCAGGCTGGTTTTACGCCCGACGAACTAAGCGTGAATGCTACGCTCACGCTGGAAACAGAAGGTATGCTTAAAGTTACGGCTGTCGATCTACAGATCACGGGCAAAGTTCCTGGTATGTCGAAAGAGCAGTTCGAAGAATTTGCTGCCGATGCTGCTAAAAACTGTATTATCTCGCAGGCTCTGCACCCCGACATTAAAGTAACGAAAACTGCTACGCTGGAAGCGTAATGAAAAAAATACTGTCGGTCATTGGTGTTGGGCCTGGCATTAGTTTGGCCGTTGCTCAACGGTTTGCCCGCGAAGGATTTGCGATAGCGCTGATTTCCCGCGATTTAGCCAAATTGCAGGGCTATGTCGATGAGTTGCAGCGCAACGGTGTTGACGCTGCGGCTTTTCATTATGACGCTGCCGATTCGGCCTCGCTCGAAAA harbors:
- a CDS encoding DUF937 domain-containing protein, translated to MAVHLLSYLKDQFSPGVIDQLSDDLGETPAGILKTVTGSLPVLLGALTRRVQTSGGASSVISLLDKGDYRETPLDVSQVSDSPQKVETTASAARKFLDEIFDDRLDRTTQLIGTYSGVQPASVLTILELAGSIVMGMLGRQEQENGLTAHSLTTLLIGQASEFRTSVPSGLDGVSSLLGFNELITPTGPPTEVQGTDNFSGSELSPNIPKSDEGDRRRENVRWLRWAMIAIAVLVLALLIQKCSENQNGIDGISTDSTTRVESNAVEDTSAATKRSVEEAHGQVSDSTAPGPLGIRDSSANRP
- a CDS encoding trypsin-like peptidase domain-containing protein codes for the protein MFVDAIERIDLFTRPLHSIVRLYGHNEIVPGSATLFFVNELGCAITCKHVAELVARADSIYHHYRNFQGARRDVLRERDAAQQISQLEIKFKLQSETIIRVRNSFIGCVDQYKELTIDMHPTQDLALLQFKGYHRLLYNSHAVFVGDSSRVKPGRSLCRLGYPFPEFTNFRYNSTVDDIEWTNEGRVTSPRFPIDGIITRLLSENGGITGIEMSTPGLRGQSGGPLFDPNGLIFGMQSATRHLHLGFDIEDREVLVNGRKSKVSNYPFLNVGQCVHVDVIKAFLQERGVKYYEG
- a CDS encoding OsmC family peroxiredoxin; the protein is MLKRRGSAVWKGGLQDGTGVISSFSGVLDNTPYSFKTRLVSEDGKAGTNPEELLAAAHAGCYGMAVSATMGQAGFTPDELSVNATLTLETEGMLKVTAVDLQITGKVPGMSKEQFEEFAADAAKNCIISQALHPDIKVTKTATLEA